CTGTAATCGCATTGCGGATTACAGTCTATAGTCTCACTATGTTGCAGCACTCCCCAACAGAGCAAACAATTAAGAGTCTACAGGGTCAATACGGGTCACTGGCACTTTTCAAAATGTCATTCCAGTGGATCTAGAGCTTTAAAATATCTAGAATTGACTGATGGCTGTCAAGCTAGGAAAATCACGTTCTGCAGATAAAGATACAGCCACAAGGTTTTCTGTGTCATATGCATGCATAAGATTTACATCTCTAAAAGAAACACACCGTTACAGTAAAAAGAATACTTTGCATACCAAATTACACCCTATAAGGGCTGGGCATCTAAGAGGAGAAGACAGTGTGCTGAAAATGTGCTTTTTTGATTAACCAGATTAAGTTCAAAGTGGAGCTTCAAAGTCAAAGTGTGCGGGGtagacaaacaaaaagaaggTCCCCCGTCAGCAACTCAAACTTGTATATACATGCAGCATATTCAGATGTAACTAAAACAAATACTGCACACTGCTTTTAAAAGACAGAAACCAAAATTTAAAAGAAACAGTTGAGTGACTTCACATGGCACAGCCAAACACTCTGTTTGCAAGTTCTTAAATAAATGAACCCAGAAGAGATCTCAAATCAAACTAAACcctgcttgtttgtgtgttcgCTGCAACTGATCCTCCTCCACATGAAGCCAAACCATAATGGCTTGGCTTCGGTTTATTTTGTAGCCTTACTTGATCAATGAGATGTTTCAAGAAATCCCTCTATCCTCTTTTGGCTAAAATTCTATTGTTTTTCTTGAATGAATGTTGAAGCTGTGATTCTGCAGACTCTACAGCATCAGTGCcagttttgtgttgtgttgtgttgtgttaggCTGTTATGTCCTCAAGATACACAAAAGAGTTTGACATCTCCCTTTCTCTTGGAGTTAAGCATCTCAAACTCTATCTAAAATGCAGCTAAAAGGAAAAGTTTGGCTATTCATTAATGGTATGTATGATATCTAAACTGCACCCTGACGTAATGGTCCAACAACCTCACCACAATGTGAAATATGAACCATACATTCGCACACAACATGCTGTATGTCCCTCTTTAAATATCACAATTAAGGGGACACATATACATACTGTCCAAACAAAGATAGTTCTAGAAGATCCAAGATAAAGAAACCATCCACCTTACTGCATTCACAAGGCTTGCTTATACTAGTGCTGGCTGATGAGATGAAGTGGGTTACACAAATGTGACTAATGACTTAACATCTGACAGATATTCTAAATGTAGCACCACCATCTAGTGTTCATTTCTTGAATTTCTTGCACATGACAGCAACATGTTTATAACATTTCCCTGTGGCAAGGAATAATTGGGCAATTTGGGCAGCTCATATATGAATATATAGCATAATCAACAGCAGAATATTAAGTTTGGTTACTTATCACTTCTACTCTTTTCAAACAACATGTTTAAAACTTTATACTCACACAGGAACACAAAGAGTAGGAACAGTACAATTGTCTCAACATTGCCACCAAGTGGAGGGGGAGAAAATTTCGCATTAATGCTCATCTCTTGCTGCAAAGCactaaaagcttaaaaaaaaaaaaagaaaaaacccaACATGATACAAGTAAGATGGGCTGGTTTAAAAGATACACAATGAGCATCATAATATAATACCTGCAAGTTTAGGGGCCATAGGATCCTCTGAAACGTGGACAGGGCCTTCTTTGACCTCCCCAACTTTCTCGGGCTGCTCTGGCGTAGCGAGGGAGGGAGGCACAACTTCCACAACATTCTTTACCTCCACAAAGGCCTGAGGGCCCCCAGGCAGAGGCTTGGAGTTGTGGAAGAGGCTAGCCCAAGATTTGGGGAGGTTGGCAGTAGGTGCAGCTGGAATCACAGGCGAATGGGCCTGCTCTGTCACTACCGACTGGGCAGCGGAGTCTGGGCAGACCTGCTGAGCCTGTTCCCCACTCTCACAGTCTTCTTTGTGTTCATCTGCACTGATGGTAGTATCAGGCTCTGCTAACCCATTGGCCACCCCGCTGTCTGCTAGCTCCGTTCCCTCCAGTTCAGTAGTCGTAATGGAAGTGGTGACAGAGGGGGTGGCCACAGCAGctgaaggaggaagaggggatTTGGAGCGCGGGCTGTGTGGAGTATCTGAAAGTTCGGGGCTCTGTGGAGCCAAATGATCTGGCTGCTGATCTGCAGTCCTCGGTCCCTCTGTCATCCCTCTGCTttgagaggaggatgaagaggaggaagttgCATTGTTGCCATCTGATAAAGAGGCAGCTCCACTTGTTAAGTCCAAAGAAGAGTCATCAGGGCTATCACAAGTCCTCTGATTGGCAGTGGATGTGGGGGCAAACTTGGCTGCTGCCACAGCAGCTGTAGATGTTGCCGTGGAGACAGGTCCAGGGGTGGAAAGTTCAGCCCCTGATAATGCCTTACCGTCCACATCTTCAGCAATGTGGTGTGGGCCGCCCATTGCATGTCCGTTCACCAGTGCTGTCACAGGCGTCCCAtctgctgcactgctgctgtTACTGCCCGTTGACGGGTCCAGGTAGTTGTAATACCCCGGCGGtcgctttttctttttcttcctctctcgtTGTCCCAGGCTGCCAGGGAGTCCGTCCATGTCCTGGCAGGTCTGGTGATTGTCCATGGCTGAGGCCTCAGAGTCAGGGCCATCCAGCGAGTTGAAGTCAGCTCCATCAGGGACATCAGCTGCTGGAGGAGCCGTCTGTTGAGCCTTCTGGGCCGGCTGGCAGCCCAGGATGAACTCTGGAGCCTGGGGGTTCAGGGTGCTCGACACCTTGAACAAAGGATCGTTCACCCCAACAGGCTTGGAGTCCATCACCTCGTCAACACCAAACTCAATGCGTTGATAGTCTTCTGCTGCAGATAACATTTCAATCAATTAGAAACACAAAGTTTTGGCTTCAAATTCAGTCtataattaaaacacacacttttgtaTTTTACTCTCTGCTGAGGAGTTTGCTTCTAAGTCCTTATTTCCGAACAACTAAGCCATCATCCAACAGAGGTCGTGGGAGCTCTGTGACAGTATCAGACATACCactaaaaagaaacaaatcctGATGGACCTATTTTTGGCTCCAACAACTACTGTTGTGTCTATGCTCCACTAAACCACAATCCTTCTGGGCTTATAGGAATCCCAGGAATGTTGCTAAAATATCCACATTTAACTTTCATAATTAGACAGAGTGGGACAATATTGTTTTGGGCCTTGTGGGCTAACGACAGTAACAACGCACAGGGGGTTTACTGTAATGCTTTGCCAtaaaaattatctttaaaatcATTTAACAAAAAGGCAGGCTTGTTTAATTTTAATTGAACAGTAAGTATAGATTAACATGATGCAATACAGtgtacaaacaaaacagaacaagacAAATGATGGCACACTAGAAGGCCTACCTTGTACATTCCTGTAGGACATTACTCGCCTTCAAATatcaatcatgttttttttatacaataTTCTTTTATAGATGGCCAAATCTACTTCTAGAGGATTCAAAAACTTGAGAACTAGAGACTTTGAGGGGAGTAGTTACTGtcaatcatttttttatttggcaaCCAGAGGCTTACAATCCCCTGCCAATCAAAAACTTATTTCACCAATAGTTTTTAATTCAGCCAATCACTTCACAGTATTATAAGGGCAATATCTTGGTTTGCAGATATTAACGTTGTTTGGCTACTTCATATTTAATCAATTCAACCAGTTGTAATGATACAGCAGGCtaacaataaatattttaagATTGTTATAGTAAATTGTTAGCCTTGAGAACAACTCCCTGTTTAAAGTGGAGGTAGACAACTTTTCCACTAGCTAGTGCACTAGCTCACTAGCTACAACAAGCATAGCTTGCTAGCCTAGCTATAATAGCTAACACTGTCTGCTTATTAACTCCTTGATGATCAATCATGGTACAATATAACTTTCACTACTGCTCATTTTAGAGGGatcaccacaaaaaaaaatcatttttatggTTAAGATTATCAAACGAAGACttcaaaatgttgattaaaaacatTGCCCTCTGTTAATACTTTGACTAGGGTTAATGCTAGAATTGATGGTCAGGAGTGACAGTCCACCTGTCTAGAGGGCATGGGCACAAAAAAGAGGACAAGTCGCCTGGCTCTGAGCCCCTAAGCAGCCTCCAGCAAACCCCACTGACTCCAGCTGTGCTCTGCTCTCCGCTAGAAGAACCAGCAGGAGGTCAGCAGGGTCTGTCAGCGTTCCTCCGGTGTCAACACAACCCTCAGTGTGGAGCTGTGGACTTGCTGTGTTCCTTTTAAAATGAGCAGTGTTTCAGCTACTACCATATaatccatcatcatcatcatcaggtaGTTGATGAACAGATGCTAGTTTAAAAGTTGACTATTACCACTACTGTGAAGTGACTGGCTGAATTAAAAATGATTGACAAGTGGTTCAGCCAGTGTATTGGGGAATTATGTTTTTGAGTGACAGGGGACTGTTAGCCTCTGACTGGCCAAATTAAAAATTATTGACAGTTACCCCACCCTTTAAAAGCCTCTGGTCTGCTGagataaaaacttaaaatatttctagattattattatcattatcattattatcattattgttattattattattatcatattacTTTTATTGATTTGAGATCTCAAATTAcactcatttttttctgtaaatcaACTATAACTGTAATTATCTAAAATATCGCTTATAATAGACTGCACATTAATGATGCACATTaacatgaaacattttttaaaaactgagtaCTTTTTATACTaccattttaaaatgtctcttaCTCCTTCAAATGTAGAACAATGAGCACAAACAATTGTAAGTCATCATTACAAAACTTCATTGTTTAGTTAAAGTGTGTTGCATGGCAGCTTAAATAGTCAATTATTATGCAGAGGCGCAAAGTGAAAAAAGGTGAACAAACAGGAAACATTAGTAAGTGCAAATCAGAAAAATCATCCAAGTGGCTTTGACATGACACAGCTGACTGGTCATCCAAACTGTAAACCCTGATGTTCGGCAGGGGTTAAAGTGTATGAAAACAGCAGTTACTTCCTCTACTGGGATTAGAAGACCTTCTGTTAGTGTTACTGAAATCACACTTCATGACTGTAAAAGGCATTCAGTAGTAAAACCTTAACAATGCAAGactatatatgtacacacatgtTAGCAATCACATAAAACCACCACTATGCCCTTAGTACATAAGCTGTGATTGTTAAATCATACGAAAGTTCAGTCTGATTTTTAACTCAACTTGGAGCCCTGCAGTGGTGAAAATGCATTATATGCAAGAGAAGGTAAGATACTTCATAGTATCTTGAGCATGCAAAGCTCTACAGATTTTACCAACAGGCAAGAGAAAGAACACAGGCGCAAGGTTTAGAAAGCCACCAGTTTTTGAAACCTGGATTTTGAGTTTTACAGCAAACGTACAACAGCTAGTCAAGCCACAGGGTGTCAGACTCCTCAACTCACCGCAAACCTGCAGTCCCATAGACTCCATAATATAAGGTACAGCAGGAGTGCAGTAACTTCCTAAATAATCAATACAAATCAAGGTAAGGCAAATGTCATGTGCAAACGGGTACCATTTCAAAGACAGGTGGCtgctattacattttttttggtgGCTCGAAttctaaaaatgaaaatggctGACGTattcttaaaataataaaatggtcaAGAGCTACTGGGGTATTTATTCTAAACAATGTATACTTTATGTATAAATATAAGCAAAAATAACCACATGGAAAGTATCTCTCTCTTAAGCAGGTCAGGTCAGTTGAGACTCGACTTCTATCTTACATTTATAAGACCTGCTTTGAAAAACTACAGTGATGCTGACTAAGAGAATGACAATAGTCAGCTCCTGAGAGAGGGTAGGGTATTTATGATGCTAATAAAATTTCATAAGAAGAAAAAACGTAACATTATCAAGCAATCAAGTGTATGTAAAATGCACATACCAGAAGACTGAGTGACGCACGGGACTTTGTCGTTGAACGGAGGAAGCTGTGGAGGCAAAATGCAAAATTAGAAGTTAGaaaacaaacgcacacacatctAAATTTCCAACAGTATTGAGGAATTAAGTTCTGAAGCATTGTCTACCAATGGTTAAATATTTAAGACGATCATCTAGATCATTTGGGATGTAAAGAACGAAAACTGACAAATTTATAAGATGCTTCAACAGCCATTTTAGGCACGGTGTTCATTTTGAAAGGGGCTACATCGAGCATTAAAGAGAATCATTGTCAACTAAAACGGGTACCTTTGCAATAACATGTTTTTGCCTCAGTTCCAAAGTAATAATTTGAATTACAGTCCCCATGAAACCTGTTGCTTCCTGTTAAAGAAACCCATGTTACAATGATTTattaaagcaaaaacaaatacaatccAGCTCCTTACCTCGACATAACATCGTGGAGTCACAAAAAACTGATTGATCTCATCAGGGCTGAATTCCCCGAAGATGTACTGTGGGAAAGAATCAATACAACCATTAGTTTAAAAGAAAGGCAATATTGTTAAAATCCCCTTTTCTCTGAATGTATTTTCCTGCTGTTGTGGAAATTcaaaattagggaactgatcttgaaaaaacattaaaggagtCACAAAGCTTGAGATCCTGCATCACTATAAAGAAAAGATCAAATCCAGGGGAAAGTACACAGTGGGCCACACACAGGACAGGGCCTTCCACCTCACAACTGGAACCGTTTCAAAGGGCGCTGTCACTGGATATCTAGGTACAAGGCCTCTTACTAGAGTCCATCATCACCCAGCCAAGAGTGCACTGCTAGCTTGTGCAAAGGTAAAGCACAACATGAAGTGATGAGTCATGCAGTGTTATACATAAAccatgcacacaaacagctcAGATCTGATTCCCCGACTGTTTGCTTTTAGAGAACTAGATTTCTGAGTTGTTAACACAAGGCAACCTTATCCTCAAAACAAGCCAAAGTAGGGGTACGTATGCTTGTAACTTTGTGTACATCTGTGACAGAGTAAAACTAACGGTGCAGTCTCAGCCTCTTAGACAACAGAGAGACATCTGACTTGCCTGTTTGTGATTTTGAAAACAACATGATCCAGAGAGAGAAAGTCTGTTAACAAGTTCTCCTTATGTCAGCTGAAAATCTGGAGTGGAGCAGTAAATTGTCAATAATTAAATGATGAATCAATCACTTGTAAGACAAGCGCGTTGGTGGCTGATAGGTTGCACAATGAACAGTGCTGCATTTCTCAGAGACACCTCGAGATATTTGTTCAAATacaccacaaacaaaacatttacaaaactaTTATTTACTGAAGGGGTACTATATCATAATTCCTATTTTGTAAACCacttgtatttatgtatttatgtggAGATAACCTGCTTTCTGACTACATTTAACTTCATTCCAGTTATACTGCATTTACAAGAACTGTAGTTATTTTGGGTTTCTTTTTCTTAGCCACCGAACTACTGCAGTGTTTGCCTACATAATGCATATGCCACAGATCTACCGCAGCCACGAAAACTCTAGTataaatggatttttttagTGTAGGCAGAACGTCACATTACTCATTAGGGCTGTACCTGAGTTAGAATTATAtcagtcgaatcagatttggctgttcaataccAATATTCAACTACTTGTTACTTTTTTCCCATACAGAGTTTGAACGAGGTTTAGCAGGATATTCAATGTCACAGTGGGATTCATGTAATAAAGTAAACAAGCCAAGCTAACGCGTGCTAACTCAGGTAGTAACGGATCAAAATGTGCAACACTTTATGCCGAAATTAGATATCAAAATAAAGCCAGAGACTTCATTTCATtgagttgctgtgagctgtaaatttgccacttctaagcagagggcagaagataatgttatctcggAGCCTGACgaggcaaagcctctcttcatCCAGGCAGCTGCCTCCGTCTCACGCAGGCTCACCCTGCACTGAATTGCAGCATCAACATGAAaagcactcactctgcagctaaatctggggacaGAAACATCCGAGACTGACCAAAAAACACGACTACTCAACTTGACGGAATCTCAatcgactgaggggtctctgactgatggTTCGAATCTTAGGCTTTCAGGAGGCACCCCTATTACAAATGTCATATTTAGAGAGGTTTGATGAGGCCTTGAAATTTCAGGAgcgttttttaaaaagaaactttgctgactttcaaccagctctgtgttaCTGCGGTGTGTGCTGATGAGCAGTGCAGGCAGAGGCCAAACAccattcatttacacatactgcgATAACAAAGAGCTGACTGAAACTGGCAAAGATTCCCTTTAAGTATATGTACAAAAGTATGCGGATCATGAGAAACGTGTTAGTTGATTATTATTCGGGACAAGGTAAGGCAGGTGACCTACATGCATGGTAAATCACTTACCTCTGGCTacaaacaacatttaaatggCCTGAGGGCTTTAGGCTCTCCTAACAGCTCCCCTCCCTCAAACACAGGCTATACATTCTGATTTTATCAAAGTGCTTGTACCCAACAGAACTCACTTTGCACTTGGAAGTGTCTGTGTGGACAACGTTAATTAATGGGGTACCAATAAGCCCATCGACAGGCATTGGCACTGTAATTAATGGTGGGACATGGAAGACTCTCAAAGGTGAGCTCCTGACAGAAATGAAAAGAGCAAGATGCAATATCCCTTCTCTTCCATAGTTTCATATTCATGTAGAATATTGTCTGTTACTGTTATTACTCCATACAACAGATATTAAATAATATTTCATATAAATAATTAACTGCAGTTGTGCTACACCCCCTGACAGATGACCTTTACACCTTCAGGGAAACCCAAGTGTCCACACGTGCATGCAAAACACAAAGCACCAGAGAAAAGGTGAAATGAACTCACTAGCCACGCCGTTAATCCTCTCAGTGCAATAAACAGTGGGACGTGAAAGGGGAGGCCCAGAGAAAAGAAAGTGCAGCTAAAGCATATGTAACTCTTTGCAAACGAGGCCCCACGCGAGGGCCCACATTGCTGAAATGGCACTACAAGCGACAAACAGCCAGGCGTAATCCAACGGCCTCAGGATGGCTAATACAATCACAACAGAAAGAATGTCCCTTTGCCTCTTTCCGCAGGCGTGCCACACGTACCACACTAAGCTTCCCTTGCTGTTGGTTTGGACTGAGGATTACAACAAATTAGCCATCTGTATGATTTCAACACAGTTTAGTGACGACACTACACGCACAACAGGGATATAGGAAGGGTCTAACATAACAAAGGGCAGGGCTGGAATAATATTAGAATATGAAATGTATATTCTTAATAAGCCCTACTACCATTAACTAACTTTTAGTGATACTGTGTCTCGCAAGTTTCAAGTACGACGATGCAGAACAGGTGACCAGAGGTTGATTCTGGTGAATAAATGAACatcattattgattatttttcagTTATAATTGATAATCTATGGATGTGAGCCACCGAAAATAATCAGTGAACTAGAAAGTTTCTACCAGCTTTGTACACAATACGCATGAACTCCCTGAAACTGACTCTAGGGG
The Epinephelus lanceolatus isolate andai-2023 chromosome 2, ASM4190304v1, whole genome shotgun sequence DNA segment above includes these coding regions:
- the usp10 gene encoding ubiquitin carboxyl-terminal hydrolase 10 isoform X3; this translates as MASYSNQYIFGEFSPDEINQFFVTPRCYVELPPFNDKVPCVTQSSAEDYQRIEFGVDEVMDSKPVGVNDPLFKVSSTLNPQAPEFILGCQPAQKAQQTAPPAADVPDGADFNSLDGPDSEASAMDNHQTCQDMDGLPGSLGQRERKKKKKRPPGYYNYLDPSTGSNSSSAADGTPVTALVNGHAMGGPHHIAEDVDGKALSGAELSTPGPVSTATSTAAVAAAKFAPTSTANQRTCDSPDDSSLDLTSGAASLSDGNNATSSSSSSSQSRGMTEGPRTADQQPDHLAPQSPELSDTPHSPRSKSPLPPSAAVATPSVTTSITTTELEGTELADSGVANGLAEPDTTISADEHKEDCESGEQAQQVCPDSAAQSVVTEQAHSPVIPAAPTANLPKSWASLFHNSKPLPGGPQAFVEVKNVVEVVPPSLATPEQPEKVGEVKEGPVHVSEDPMAPKLAELIENVKLIHKPVSLQPRGLINKGNWCYINATLQALIACPPMYHLMKSIPLHNETQRPCTSTPMMDNFVRLVNEFNNMPVPSKAKQQAVGDKVMKDIRPGVPFEPTYIYRLLTLIKSSLSEKGRQEDAEEYLGFTLNGLHEEMLALKKLISPQEEKAPTPNGPESQPGVEEDVADKEEEGSEDEWEQVGPRNKTSITRQADFVRTPITDIFGGHIRSVVYQQNSKESATLQPFFTLQLDIQSEKIRTVQEALETLVARESVQGYTTKTKQEIEISRRVTLEELPPVLVLHLKRFVFEKTGGCQKLTKNIDYPVDLEISKDLLSSGVRSKVVKGQRTYRLFAVVYHHGNSATGGHYTTDVFHIGLNGWLRIDDQTVKVINQYQVVKQTAERTAYLLYYRRVDLL
- the usp10 gene encoding ubiquitin carboxyl-terminal hydrolase 10 isoform X1; its protein translation is MASYSNQYIFGEFSPDEINQFFVTPRCYVELPPFNDKVPCVTQSSGSYCTPAVPYIMESMGLQVCAEDYQRIEFGVDEVMDSKPVGVNDPLFKVSSTLNPQAPEFILGCQPAQKAQQTAPPAADVPDGADFNSLDGPDSEASAMDNHQTCQDMDGLPGSLGQRERKKKKKRPPGYYNYLDPSTGSNSSSAADGTPVTALVNGHAMGGPHHIAEDVDGKALSGAELSTPGPVSTATSTAAVAAAKFAPTSTANQRTCDSPDDSSLDLTSGAASLSDGNNATSSSSSSSQSRGMTEGPRTADQQPDHLAPQSPELSDTPHSPRSKSPLPPSAAVATPSVTTSITTTELEGTELADSGVANGLAEPDTTISADEHKEDCESGEQAQQVCPDSAAQSVVTEQAHSPVIPAAPTANLPKSWASLFHNSKPLPGGPQAFVEVKNVVEVVPPSLATPEQPEKVGEVKEGPVHVSEDPMAPKLAELIENVKLIHKPVSLQPRGLINKGNWCYINATLQALIACPPMYHLMKSIPLHNETQRPCTSTPMMDNFVRLVNEFNNMPVPSKAKQQAVGDKVMKDIRPGVPFEPTYIYRLLTLIKSSLSEKGRQEDAEEYLGFTLNGLHEEMLALKKLISPQEEKAPTPNGPESQPGVEEDVADKEEEGSEDEWEQVGPRNKTSITRQADFVRTPITDIFGGHIRSVVYQQNSKESATLQPFFTLQLDIQSEKIRTVQEALETLVARESVQGYTTKTKQEIEISRRVTLEELPPVLVLHLKRFVFEKTGGCQKLTKNIDYPVDLEISKDLLSSGVRSKVVKGQRTYRLFAVVYHHGNSATGGHYTTDVFHIGLNGWLRIDDQTVKVINQYQVVKQTAERTAYLLYYRRVDLL
- the usp10 gene encoding ubiquitin carboxyl-terminal hydrolase 10 isoform X4 gives rise to the protein MASYSNQYIFGEFSPDEINQFFVTPRCYVELPPFNDKVPCVTQSSEDYQRIEFGVDEVMDSKPVGVNDPLFKVSSTLNPQAPEFILGCQPAQKAQQTAPPAADVPDGADFNSLDGPDSEASAMDNHQTCQDMDGLPGSLGQRERKKKKKRPPGYYNYLDPSTGSNSSSAADGTPVTALVNGHAMGGPHHIAEDVDGKALSGAELSTPGPVSTATSTAAVAAAKFAPTSTANQRTCDSPDDSSLDLTSGAASLSDGNNATSSSSSSSQSRGMTEGPRTADQQPDHLAPQSPELSDTPHSPRSKSPLPPSAAVATPSVTTSITTTELEGTELADSGVANGLAEPDTTISADEHKEDCESGEQAQQVCPDSAAQSVVTEQAHSPVIPAAPTANLPKSWASLFHNSKPLPGGPQAFVEVKNVVEVVPPSLATPEQPEKVGEVKEGPVHVSEDPMAPKLAELIENVKLIHKPVSLQPRGLINKGNWCYINATLQALIACPPMYHLMKSIPLHNETQRPCTSTPMMDNFVRLVNEFNNMPVPSKAKQQAVGDKVMKDIRPGVPFEPTYIYRLLTLIKSSLSEKGRQEDAEEYLGFTLNGLHEEMLALKKLISPQEEKAPTPNGPESQPGVEEDVADKEEEGSEDEWEQVGPRNKTSITRQADFVRTPITDIFGGHIRSVVYQQNSKESATLQPFFTLQLDIQSEKIRTVQEALETLVARESVQGYTTKTKQEIEISRRVTLEELPPVLVLHLKRFVFEKTGGCQKLTKNIDYPVDLEISKDLLSSGVRSKVVKGQRTYRLFAVVYHHGNSATGGHYTTDVFHIGLNGWLRIDDQTVKVINQYQVVKQTAERTAYLLYYRRVDLL
- the usp10 gene encoding ubiquitin carboxyl-terminal hydrolase 10 isoform X2, with the protein product MASYSNQYIFGEFSPDEINQFFVTPRCYVELPPFNDKVPCVTQSSGSYCTPAVPYIMESMGLQVCEDYQRIEFGVDEVMDSKPVGVNDPLFKVSSTLNPQAPEFILGCQPAQKAQQTAPPAADVPDGADFNSLDGPDSEASAMDNHQTCQDMDGLPGSLGQRERKKKKKRPPGYYNYLDPSTGSNSSSAADGTPVTALVNGHAMGGPHHIAEDVDGKALSGAELSTPGPVSTATSTAAVAAAKFAPTSTANQRTCDSPDDSSLDLTSGAASLSDGNNATSSSSSSSQSRGMTEGPRTADQQPDHLAPQSPELSDTPHSPRSKSPLPPSAAVATPSVTTSITTTELEGTELADSGVANGLAEPDTTISADEHKEDCESGEQAQQVCPDSAAQSVVTEQAHSPVIPAAPTANLPKSWASLFHNSKPLPGGPQAFVEVKNVVEVVPPSLATPEQPEKVGEVKEGPVHVSEDPMAPKLAELIENVKLIHKPVSLQPRGLINKGNWCYINATLQALIACPPMYHLMKSIPLHNETQRPCTSTPMMDNFVRLVNEFNNMPVPSKAKQQAVGDKVMKDIRPGVPFEPTYIYRLLTLIKSSLSEKGRQEDAEEYLGFTLNGLHEEMLALKKLISPQEEKAPTPNGPESQPGVEEDVADKEEEGSEDEWEQVGPRNKTSITRQADFVRTPITDIFGGHIRSVVYQQNSKESATLQPFFTLQLDIQSEKIRTVQEALETLVARESVQGYTTKTKQEIEISRRVTLEELPPVLVLHLKRFVFEKTGGCQKLTKNIDYPVDLEISKDLLSSGVRSKVVKGQRTYRLFAVVYHHGNSATGGHYTTDVFHIGLNGWLRIDDQTVKVINQYQVVKQTAERTAYLLYYRRVDLL